In Psychrobacter ciconiae, the following are encoded in one genomic region:
- a CDS encoding TSUP family transporter: MDVSLSIEIILMLAGVAMLAGFIDAIAGGGGLLTIPAMLLANIPPVMTLGTNKLQASSGAFAASLTMIRRRVVDPKAIKTAVIASFIGSVFGAIAVQLSPPDLLEKLIPFLIAAIGIYTLFAPKIGEVRKKPKVSEGVWQKIISPIIGFYDGYMGPGTGMFFALGNVALRGRTIIEATGAAKMLNLASNIGSLIFFIIGGNVLWKVGLAMMVGQTIGAYFGSQMVIKGGSRLIRPVIVLVCLAMVTKYVIS; the protein is encoded by the coding sequence ATGGACGTATCATTGTCAATTGAGATTATATTAATGCTCGCAGGGGTCGCCATGCTGGCCGGATTCATTGATGCCATTGCCGGCGGCGGTGGGCTTTTGACCATCCCTGCGATGCTGCTTGCCAATATTCCGCCGGTCATGACCTTAGGAACAAACAAATTGCAAGCGTCATCCGGCGCATTTGCCGCGTCGCTCACCATGATTCGGCGGCGCGTCGTTGACCCAAAAGCCATCAAAACGGCGGTGATTGCCTCGTTTATCGGCTCTGTATTTGGCGCCATTGCCGTTCAACTCTCGCCGCCGGATTTGCTTGAAAAACTCATTCCGTTTTTGATTGCAGCGATTGGCATTTATACGCTGTTTGCTCCTAAAATCGGTGAAGTTAGAAAAAAACCAAAAGTCAGCGAGGGCGTTTGGCAAAAAATCATCTCACCAATTATAGGCTTTTACGATGGCTACATGGGACCGGGAACGGGGATGTTTTTTGCGCTTGGCAATGTCGCGCTTCGTGGTCGCACCATTATTGAAGCGACCGGCGCTGCTAAAATGCTTAATTTAGCCAGTAACATTGGCTCGCTGATATTTTTTATTATTGGTGGCAACGTGCTTTGGAAAGTCGGTCTTGCGATGATGGTTGGGCAGACCATCGGCGCGTATTTTGGCTCGCAAATGGTGATTAAAGGCGGCAGCCGCTTGATTCGACCGGTGATTGTGCTTGTTTGCTTGGCAATGGTGACCAAATACGTGATTAGCTGA
- a CDS encoding oxygenase MpaB family protein yields the protein MPTSYLSHGRTTEVDDHSELQVLQRIKRYLLPKDFAISNELLLELAQGYDLGDPIADPLIQDGIKFAKPLQAQILKPNLDNEKNKLKTDLNRSEFNQLYQTFSCHPDWFDPKLAAIGAAAYRRYPLMLIWLLRNVALMAGYSIPALSLPLIQTGALVHDALPRLMRTYGYILAVSEYPNQDQSAKFAFDTVLAIGSEGWRQSINVRQIHALVRHKLLTGKLAVPDLAKNAARAQADNRWNTDYWGIPINQTDMVATHLQFSLLIMRGLQLLGARISSEEAAGILHLWQLASFWLGVDLKRLPEDETACWAWLYTYLSIQQLDFEVGRPLAKALHDLPSQLMGEDNRRGQFVELVNASVTRTLVGDDIGDGLNLPKSKLRFGVLSSVPILFALDTARLHNDKAAQKLEQFRAKRQDNMNWWLKKHDDYYKSRYSQINLKML from the coding sequence ATGCCAACGTCTTATCTGAGTCACGGTCGCACCACAGAGGTTGATGACCACAGCGAGTTGCAAGTGCTACAGCGAATCAAGCGCTATTTGTTGCCAAAAGACTTTGCCATCTCAAACGAATTGCTGCTTGAGTTGGCTCAAGGTTATGATTTGGGCGACCCGATTGCTGACCCATTGATTCAAGATGGTATCAAATTTGCCAAACCTTTACAGGCACAGATTTTAAAGCCAAACCTTGATAATGAAAAAAATAAGTTAAAAACTGACTTAAACCGTTCTGAATTTAATCAGCTTTACCAAACGTTTAGCTGCCATCCGGATTGGTTTGACCCAAAGCTTGCTGCCATTGGCGCGGCAGCCTATCGGCGCTATCCGCTGATGCTTATTTGGCTACTTCGCAATGTGGCATTGATGGCAGGCTATAGCATTCCGGCGCTGTCCCTGCCTTTAATTCAAACCGGCGCTTTGGTTCATGATGCGCTGCCCCGCTTGATGCGGACTTACGGCTATATTTTGGCAGTTTCTGAATACCCCAATCAGGATCAATCAGCCAAATTTGCTTTTGATACCGTGCTTGCTATTGGCTCTGAGGGTTGGCGACAATCCATCAATGTCCGGCAAATTCATGCCCTCGTCCGCCATAAACTGTTGACTGGCAAATTAGCCGTTCCTGATCTTGCCAAAAACGCCGCTCGCGCCCAAGCGGACAATCGGTGGAATACAGATTACTGGGGAATTCCGATTAATCAGACCGACATGGTCGCCACCCATTTACAGTTTTCGCTGCTGATTATGCGCGGATTGCAACTGCTTGGCGCCCGCATCAGTAGCGAGGAAGCGGCGGGAATTTTGCATTTATGGCAGCTTGCCAGCTTTTGGCTTGGGGTGGATTTAAAGCGCTTACCGGAGGATGAGACCGCATGTTGGGCGTGGCTTTATACCTATTTGTCTATTCAGCAGCTTGACTTTGAGGTGGGGCGACCGCTTGCCAAAGCGCTTCATGACTTGCCAAGCCAGCTCATGGGCGAGGACAACCGCCGAGGTCAGTTTGTGGAACTTGTGAACGCCAGCGTCACTCGAACCTTGGTTGGTGATGATATTGGTGATGGTTTAAATTTGCCCAAATCCAAACTGCGCTTTGGGGTGCTCTCTTCCGTACCGATTTTGTTTGCGCTTGATACCGCAAGGCTGCACAACGACAAAGCGGCGCAAAAGCTTGAGCAGTTTCGGGCAAAACGGCAGGACAATATGAACTGGTGGCTTAAAAAGCATGATGATTATTATAAGTCGCGTTATAGCCAAATCAACCTAAAAATGTTATAA
- the radC gene encoding RadC family protein — protein MAIKDWHEDDRPREKLLKLGAASLSDAEILAIFLRTGTAKLSAIDLARHLIEQFGSLSNLLAAPKDHVLACHGIGIAKYAQIMASLEMGVRYLDGQLKSGQHFAESSMVKDYLRAKLAREPREVFAVMCLDDALGLIHFEVLFTGGISSCSVCIKHVLRHAISHSASQLIVAHNHPKTSAHPSDADDHLTHQLKAACELIDLTLLDHIIVGCGDVLSYKELNRAPF, from the coding sequence ATGGCAATTAAAGACTGGCATGAGGACGACAGACCACGCGAAAAGCTGCTTAAACTGGGCGCGGCAAGCTTAAGTGATGCTGAAATTTTGGCGATATTTTTGCGAACCGGAACGGCAAAGCTAAGCGCCATTGATTTGGCTCGGCACTTAATTGAGCAGTTTGGCAGCCTTTCCAATTTACTTGCCGCGCCAAAAGACCACGTTTTGGCGTGTCATGGTATTGGCATTGCTAAATACGCGCAAATCATGGCATCGCTTGAAATGGGCGTTCGCTATTTGGACGGTCAACTCAAATCAGGGCAGCATTTTGCCGAGTCAAGCATGGTTAAAGACTACCTGCGCGCCAAGCTTGCCCGCGAGCCGCGGGAGGTATTTGCGGTCATGTGCTTAGATGACGCGCTTGGGCTGATCCACTTTGAAGTGCTTTTCACCGGCGGAATATCCAGCTGTTCGGTTTGCATCAAGCACGTGCTTCGTCATGCCATCAGCCATTCGGCAAGCCAATTGATTGTGGCTCACAATCACCCAAAAACATCCGCCCACCCTTCCGATGCTGACGATCATCTTACGCATCAATTAAAAGCCGCTTGCGAGTTGATTGATTTAACTTTACTTGACCATATTATTGTTGGTTGCGGTGATGTTTTATCCTATAAAGAACTCAACCGCGCGCCATTTTAA
- a CDS encoding NUDIX hydrolase gives MTMAAHSPRFDKLSVMLASRISQPLLCQLATRLQAPLLESLCQDSNPNQRLDFALNQDPQSQNHDIALSAQILANLYQTSIADASILVAITHEARPRLLLTRRAANLSSHAGEVSCAGGKFEVGDGNNVVTALREACEETALPPSRVKIIGQLPLQVSKSGLSVRPIVALVDPDLILVPELGEIARIFWADFGTLIQQPLTEYQIRYPVQGRLTTLVTPSFLVDGETVWGLTGRVIASLLEIGFDRKVDWYYRLAP, from the coding sequence ATGACGATGGCGGCGCATTCCCCGCGGTTTGATAAGCTTAGCGTCATGCTGGCAAGCAGGATTTCGCAGCCGCTATTGTGTCAGCTTGCGACAAGGCTGCAAGCACCGCTACTGGAGTCACTTTGTCAAGATTCAAACCCCAATCAGCGCCTTGATTTTGCTTTAAATCAAGACCCTCAAAGCCAAAATCACGACATTGCGCTAAGCGCCCAAATTTTAGCCAATTTATACCAAACGTCCATTGCTGATGCGTCGATTTTGGTAGCGATTACCCATGAAGCCCGCCCAAGACTGCTTTTGACCCGCCGCGCCGCGAATTTAAGTAGCCATGCAGGGGAAGTGTCTTGCGCTGGTGGCAAGTTTGAGGTTGGCGATGGCAATAACGTTGTCACCGCCCTTCGCGAAGCTTGTGAGGAGACCGCGCTGCCACCAAGCCGCGTTAAAATCATCGGTCAGCTGCCGCTGCAAGTGTCCAAAAGTGGCTTGAGCGTTCGCCCGATTGTGGCGCTGGTTGATCCTGATTTGATTTTAGTTCCTGAGCTTGGCGAGATTGCGCGGATATTTTGGGCGGATTTTGGCACGCTTATTCAGCAGCCGCTTACTGAGTATCAAATCCGCTATCCGGTTCAAGGCAGGCTCACCACGCTCGTTACCCCAAGCTTTTTGGTCGATGGTGAAACCGTTTGGGGACTGACCGGTCGGGTGATTGCAAGCTTACTTGAGATTGGCTTTGACCGCAAAGTTGATTGGTATTATCGCTTAGCGCCTTAG
- the nhaA gene encoding Na+/H+ antiporter NhaA, translated as MAIRRLKAFFDLEASGGIVLALAAIAAMIIANTPWVTWYESFVHAPVAIQIGQFAIAKDAHHWINDGLMAVFFFLVGLELKREVLIGELSNVKQIILPAAAALGGMIMPALVYLAFNHQHPEYLKGWAIPTATDIAFALGILSLLGSRVPNALKVFLVSIAIFDDIGAIIIIALFYTSDLSFTSLGLAALCLPFLYLLNRKNVTGITPYVLIGVIMWFLVLQSGIHATLAGVVLALFIPMFDKTDPEHSPLEELEHDLQNTVSYGILPLFAFVNSGVSLQGAGIGDLIHPVPLGIAAGLFIGKQVGVMVACWLIFKSGLSTMPQGVNFKQIYGASLLCGVGFTMSLFIGGLAFGGETAGFDERLGIIMGSIVSGVAGYIMLKISLKDSVSQNTIDLTRSS; from the coding sequence ATGGCAATTCGACGACTAAAGGCATTTTTTGATCTTGAGGCTTCTGGAGGCATAGTTTTGGCGCTCGCTGCCATCGCCGCGATGATCATTGCCAACACGCCGTGGGTGACGTGGTATGAGTCATTTGTTCATGCGCCCGTTGCTATCCAAATCGGTCAATTTGCCATTGCCAAAGATGCGCATCACTGGATTAATGATGGTTTGATGGCGGTGTTTTTCTTTTTAGTTGGGCTTGAGCTTAAGCGCGAGGTGCTCATCGGTGAGCTGTCCAACGTCAAGCAAATCATTTTGCCCGCTGCCGCCGCGCTTGGTGGGATGATTATGCCCGCCCTTGTTTATTTGGCATTTAACCATCAGCATCCTGAGTATTTAAAAGGTTGGGCAATCCCAACTGCCACTGACATTGCTTTTGCTTTGGGCATTTTAAGCTTGCTCGGTAGCCGAGTGCCAAACGCGCTTAAGGTGTTTTTGGTGTCGATTGCCATTTTTGATGACATTGGCGCAATTATCATTATTGCGCTGTTTTATACCAGTGACTTGTCGTTTACCTCTTTAGGGCTGGCGGCGCTGTGTTTGCCGTTTTTATATTTGCTTAACCGTAAAAACGTCACCGGAATCACGCCTTATGTGCTCATCGGCGTCATCATGTGGTTTTTGGTGCTCCAATCGGGCATTCACGCCACCCTTGCCGGCGTTGTTTTGGCGCTATTTATCCCAATGTTTGACAAAACTGACCCCGAGCATTCGCCACTTGAGGAGCTGGAGCACGATTTACAAAACACCGTCTCTTATGGCATTTTACCGCTATTTGCCTTTGTAAACTCGGGCGTTTCGCTGCAAGGCGCAGGGATTGGCGATTTGATTCACCCCGTCCCGCTTGGTATTGCCGCAGGGCTGTTTATCGGTAAGCAAGTTGGGGTGATGGTTGCGTGTTGGCTGATTTTTAAATCAGGGCTGTCGACCATGCCGCAAGGGGTCAATTTTAAACAAATTTATGGGGCATCTCTACTTTGCGGGGTTGGCTTTACCATGAGCTTATTTATCGGTGGTTTGGCGTTTGGCGGTGAGACGGCAGGATTTGATGAGCGCCTTGGTATCATCATGGGGTCGATTGTATCAGGAGTGGCAGGCTACATCATGCTAAAAATCAGCCTCAAAGACTCGGTCAGCCAAAATACCATTGATTTAACGCGGTCATCTTAA
- a CDS encoding IS630 transposase-related protein, producing the protein MTYSLDFRKQVLKSLANGMTFAEAAVFYDISPTTIQKWKKRLHSKTTRNVTARKITDEALRKDVEDYPDSYHYERATRLNCSASGICEALKRLGISKKKDLRTPKRLPDKKS; encoded by the coding sequence ATGACCTATTCCTTAGATTTTCGCAAACAAGTGCTTAAAAGCTTAGCTAACGGCATGACCTTTGCTGAAGCTGCCGTATTTTATGACATCAGCCCGACCACCATTCAAAAGTGGAAGAAGCGGCTTCACAGCAAAACTACTCGCAATGTCACGGCACGAAAGATAACTGATGAGGCATTGCGTAAAGACGTTGAAGACTATCCCGACAGCTATCATTACGAACGTGCTACGCGCTTGAACTGCAGTGCCTCAGGGATTTGTGAGGCGTTAAAGCGCTTGGGAATCAGCAAAAAAAAAGACCTTAGAACACCCAAACGCTTGCCCGATAAAAAGAGCTGA
- the coaBC gene encoding bifunctional phosphopantothenoylcysteine decarboxylase/phosphopantothenate--cysteine ligase CoaBC, giving the protein MTHIVLAITGGIAAYKSAVFARLLIKAGFEVRVIMTEGAKAFITPLTLQALTGNPVHSSLLDETAEAGMGHIELAKWADLVIIAPASANTIARLAMGMADDLLATVCLATTAPVLIAPAMNQQMWSHPAVSLNIQTLTDLNYHIIQPDSGIQACGDVGAGRLPEPEMLLAQTQLFIAKLSTPQYLAEKHVVITAGPTVEAIDPVRYLSNHSSGKMGFALAKACVAAGAKVTLIVGGKVALPTPSGVTRIDVLSAADMLSAATDCVAGTHPALFINDDDEHEHFHDHHHDDCDCDHDHHPHSHNHDELSQNTVADIFIATAAVADYRTRDAAPQKIKKTQDTMTLELVKNPDILATISNANPDLFVVGFAAETQDVEHYARQKLAAKDLDMIACNDVSRADIGFASDNNAMQVFFAENYQTESVNLDKASKDDIAQQLVSLIGATMVKRDNCN; this is encoded by the coding sequence ATGACTCATATTGTCCTTGCCATCACCGGCGGAATTGCCGCTTATAAATCCGCCGTTTTTGCGCGACTGCTTATCAAAGCCGGCTTTGAGGTTCGCGTGATTATGACCGAAGGCGCAAAAGCCTTTATCACGCCGTTGACCTTGCAAGCGCTGACTGGCAATCCGGTGCATTCAAGCTTGCTTGATGAGACTGCCGAAGCCGGAATGGGGCATATTGAGCTTGCCAAATGGGCGGATTTAGTCATTATCGCACCCGCTTCTGCCAATACCATTGCACGGCTTGCGATGGGAATGGCGGATGATTTGCTTGCCACCGTTTGCCTTGCGACCACCGCGCCGGTGCTGATTGCCCCTGCGATGAATCAGCAAATGTGGTCGCATCCGGCGGTCAGCCTAAACATTCAAACCTTAACCGATTTAAATTACCACATCATTCAACCTGACAGCGGCATTCAAGCTTGCGGCGATGTTGGCGCAGGGCGGCTTCCTGAACCTGAAATGTTACTTGCGCAAACGCAACTGTTTATTGCCAAGCTCTCAACGCCGCAATATCTGGCAGAAAAGCACGTGGTCATCACCGCAGGCCCTACGGTTGAAGCCATTGATCCGGTTCGTTATTTGTCCAATCACTCCTCCGGCAAAATGGGATTTGCCTTGGCAAAAGCTTGCGTGGCGGCGGGGGCAAAGGTGACGCTTATCGTTGGTGGCAAAGTTGCCCTGCCAACCCCGAGCGGCGTGACCCGAATTGATGTGTTATCAGCGGCGGATATGCTCAGCGCTGCCACCGATTGCGTGGCAGGAACGCATCCGGCGCTATTTATCAATGATGACGATGAGCACGAGCATTTTCATGACCATCACCATGATGATTGCGATTGCGACCATGACCACCACCCTCACAGCCACAACCATGACGAATTAAGCCAAAATACAGTTGCCGATATTTTTATTGCTACCGCTGCCGTTGCCGACTACCGAACTCGCGACGCTGCCCCGCAAAAAATCAAAAAGACTCAGGACACCATGACCCTAGAATTGGTCAAAAATCCTGATATTTTAGCCACCATTTCAAATGCCAATCCGGACTTATTTGTCGTTGGCTTTGCCGCGGAAACTCAAGATGTCGAGCATTACGCCCGCCAAAAACTTGCTGCAAAAGATTTAGACATGATTGCTTGCAATGACGTGTCGCGCGCTGACATTGGGTTTGCCAGCGATAATAACGCCATGCAAGTCTTTTTTGCAGAAAACTATCAAACCGAGAGCGTTAATTTAGATAAAGCATCAAAAGATGACATTGCTCAGCAATTGGTCAGCTTAATTGGGGCGACTATGGTTAAACGTGATAACTGCAATTAA
- a CDS encoding IS630 family transposase yields MKRAEFNAKLHYFKQQGFPIIYMDESGFEHETIRPYGYAPIGKPCIDSYNWQGKKRTNVIGALYQKVLFALEFIEKNVNWRVIYDWCKYKLIPSLKTKCVIVMDNASFHKNRRIAKLLNRHGHRILWLPPYSPDLNPIENKWAQVKFLRQGWIENDLSKLFYDIHPNHNSFKVN; encoded by the coding sequence ATAAAAAGAGCTGAGTTTAACGCTAAGCTCCACTACTTCAAACAACAAGGCTTTCCCATCATCTATATGGACGAAAGTGGCTTTGAGCATGAAACGATAAGACCATACGGTTATGCACCAATAGGTAAACCTTGTATCGATAGCTACAACTGGCAAGGTAAAAAACGAACCAACGTCATTGGAGCGTTATACCAAAAGGTCTTGTTTGCGCTAGAATTCATTGAAAAGAACGTCAATTGGCGAGTGATTTATGATTGGTGCAAGTACAAACTGATTCCAAGCCTTAAGACCAAATGCGTGATTGTGATGGACAACGCATCCTTTCATAAAAACCGTCGCATTGCCAAACTGCTTAACCGTCATGGTCATCGCATCTTATGGCTACCACCTTACAGTCCTGACCTAAACCCTATCGAGAATAAATGGGCTCAGGTAAAATTCTTAAGACAAGGTTGGATAGAAAATGACTTATCAAAACTGTTTTATGATATTCATCCAAACCATAACTCTTTTAAAGTGAACTGA
- a CDS encoding histone deacetylase family protein — protein sequence MLKIAYSEVFRYQVPEKHRFPMQKYTMIPERLLKEGTITADNFFAPKLLSEEEILTTHTAEYWHKLKTQTLSVKEARPIGFEMTPELVTRGRYIAHATYECALFAKQFGVAMNVAGGTHHAFADHGEGFCVFNDVCIASNLLLSRGEASRILIVDLDVHQGNGNAAIMKEEPRVFVFSIHGAKNYPFRKQISDLDIELANDTGDAEYLQILGDTLPKLISDFQPDLIFYQSAVDVLATDKLGKLALTPEGCLARDEMVLTLAKDAQIPVAIVMGGGYSEDINDVVEAHCNTFRAAQRIFFNK from the coding sequence ATGCTAAAAATTGCTTACTCTGAGGTGTTTCGCTACCAAGTTCCCGAAAAACACCGCTTTCCCATGCAAAAATACACCATGATTCCTGAGCGCTTGTTAAAGGAGGGCACAATCACCGCGGACAATTTTTTTGCGCCCAAGCTTTTAAGCGAGGAGGAGATTTTAACCACGCACACGGCAGAATATTGGCACAAGTTAAAAACGCAAACGCTCAGCGTCAAGGAAGCAAGACCGATTGGCTTTGAGATGACGCCGGAGTTGGTCACGCGCGGTCGCTACATTGCGCACGCCACTTATGAATGCGCGCTATTTGCCAAACAATTTGGCGTGGCAATGAACGTGGCAGGCGGCACCCATCATGCCTTTGCTGACCACGGTGAGGGCTTTTGCGTGTTTAATGACGTTTGTATTGCCAGTAATTTGCTGCTGTCTCGCGGGGAAGCGTCACGGATTTTGATTGTCGATTTGGACGTTCATCAAGGCAATGGCAACGCGGCAATCATGAAAGAGGAGCCGCGGGTGTTTGTATTTAGCATTCACGGCGCAAAAAACTACCCGTTTCGCAAGCAAATTTCGGACTTGGATATTGAGCTTGCCAACGACACGGGAGATGCGGAATATTTGCAGATTTTAGGCGATACCTTGCCAAAATTAATCAGCGACTTTCAACCGGATTTAATTTTTTATCAATCGGCGGTTGATGTTTTGGCAACCGATAAATTGGGCAAATTGGCGCTGACGCCTGAGGGCTGCCTTGCCCGTGATGAGATGGTATTAACTCTGGCAAAAGACGCGCAAATTCCGGTAGCGATAGTCATGGGCGGCGGCTATTCAGAAGACATTAACGATGTGGTTGAAGCGCACTGCAATACCTTTCGCGCCGCCCAACGCATTTTTTTTAATAAGTAA
- a CDS encoding acyl-CoA dehydrogenase, giving the protein MAIGLFILAVIIELAMVLALFLMSFSRVTGSIFALITVVVCAFISPWSLILGLPIALLCLVLLISPLRQSLITKRVYKVLAGAMPSMSDTEREALDAGTSWWEKELFMGAPNWSAFANYPYPKLSADEQSFLDNEVEALCSMLDEWQIQHEFKGLPDEIWQFIKDNGFLGLIIPKKFGGLEFSSYAQSRVMSKIASRSPTAAVSCMVPNSLGPGELLMHYGTDVQKRRWLPGLAKGEEIPCFGLTGPEAGSDAGAIPDTGVVCYGNFEGRQVLGLNMNFSKRWITLAPIATVVGLAFKMYDPEGLLGDPEKTDYGITCALIPATHEGVIIGPRHNPSGSPFMNGTVDGRDVFIPLDYIIGGVENAGRGWRMLMECLGVGRGISLPALSTAASEMSYLNVGAFAKIREQFKISVGKFEGVQEVTSQMASQTYMLEAFRHLVTCGLNQGGTPSVMTAMAKYYATETMREVINGGMDVVGGRAIQMGPRNFLSTAYQAIPVSITVEGANILTRSLMIFGQGAMRCHPYLFDELQLLQSEDKNAALKSFDMLFFKHLGYTFNRGAKAFVAGYTGGSSDAPVFVDAFTRPYYQHINRLSADFALTADMALGLLAGDLKRKEMLSGRLADIHGHLFIATAILQFYQNGSKSVAERLHAEVALKNSLFAIQEAFFSFYANFPNRFAARLVQFVAFPSGRIFAPVSDELKQKLGDTFMEDFEDNPFRDYLKSMIYYNTEPEDVTGRLENTYQTLLLIEPLWQTFKKAENKDKFEGLTFEDHVVEASQKGVISEEDAEVLIHYNALRFDSLLTDVFDSELWQVQERHNPHTLENAVQQLTDYAEVKRAAQRRHGITDQALNDKPTGDDNPDHGYEQDGDVKKTSEHHTASEIRSQADFAHDHPDSEALDHRHRDAEHTLNERMSQNHSLNAPEKWQDGLRREDEK; this is encoded by the coding sequence ATGGCGATTGGCTTATTTATTTTAGCCGTAATCATTGAATTGGCAATGGTTTTAGCCCTATTTTTAATGTCATTTTCACGGGTGACAGGCAGTATTTTTGCGCTGATAACTGTGGTCGTTTGCGCTTTTATTAGCCCGTGGTCGCTGATTTTGGGGCTGCCGATTGCACTGCTATGCTTGGTGCTTTTGATCTCTCCACTTCGCCAAAGCCTGATTACCAAGCGCGTTTACAAAGTTTTGGCAGGGGCGATGCCAAGTATGAGCGACACTGAGCGCGAGGCTTTGGACGCTGGCACCAGTTGGTGGGAAAAAGAGCTGTTTATGGGCGCGCCCAATTGGAGTGCTTTTGCCAATTATCCTTATCCCAAGCTGTCGGCAGATGAGCAAAGCTTTTTGGACAATGAGGTTGAGGCGCTGTGCTCGATGCTTGATGAGTGGCAGATTCAGCACGAATTTAAAGGCTTGCCAGATGAGATTTGGCAATTTATTAAAGATAATGGCTTTTTAGGATTAATTATTCCCAAAAAATTTGGCGGTCTTGAATTTTCCTCTTACGCCCAAAGTCGGGTGATGAGTAAAATTGCCTCGCGCTCGCCCACGGCTGCGGTCAGCTGTATGGTGCCAAACTCCTTAGGACCTGGCGAGCTGCTTATGCACTACGGCACGGACGTGCAAAAACGGCGCTGGCTGCCGGGGCTTGCTAAGGGTGAGGAGATTCCGTGCTTTGGGCTTACTGGTCCTGAAGCGGGGTCGGATGCCGGCGCGATTCCGGACACCGGCGTGGTTTGCTACGGCAACTTTGAGGGTCGGCAAGTCTTGGGACTTAACATGAATTTTTCCAAGCGCTGGATTACCTTAGCGCCGATTGCCACCGTCGTTGGGCTTGCCTTTAAAATGTATGACCCAGAGGGGCTTTTGGGTGACCCTGAAAAAACCGATTATGGCATCACCTGTGCTTTGATTCCGGCAACTCATGAGGGCGTTATTATAGGACCTCGCCACAACCCTAGCGGCTCACCATTTATGAATGGTACAGTTGATGGCAGGGATGTGTTTATTCCGCTTGATTATATCATCGGCGGGGTTGAGAACGCCGGTCGCGGCTGGCGCATGCTGATGGAATGCTTAGGCGTTGGTCGCGGAATTTCTTTGCCTGCGCTATCAACTGCGGCAAGCGAGATGAGCTATCTTAATGTTGGCGCTTTTGCCAAAATCCGCGAGCAGTTTAAAATTTCGGTCGGCAAGTTTGAAGGCGTTCAAGAAGTCACCAGTCAAATGGCAAGCCAAACTTATATGTTAGAGGCTTTTCGCCATTTGGTCACTTGCGGATTAAACCAAGGCGGAACGCCGTCCGTGATGACCGCCATGGCAAAATATTACGCCACCGAAACCATGCGCGAGGTCATCAACGGCGGTATGGATGTGGTCGGTGGTCGTGCCATCCAAATGGGACCACGCAACTTTTTATCGACCGCATATCAAGCCATTCCGGTGTCGATCACCGTTGAGGGCGCGAACATTTTAACCCGCTCCTTGATGATTTTTGGTCAAGGGGCAATGCGCTGCCACCCTTATTTGTTTGATGAGTTGCAGTTATTGCAAAGCGAGGACAAAAACGCGGCGCTAAAATCCTTTGATATGCTGTTTTTTAAGCATTTAGGCTACACGTTTAATCGCGGCGCCAAAGCGTTTGTGGCAGGCTATACCGGCGGTAGCAGTGATGCGCCGGTGTTTGTTGATGCTTTTACCCGACCTTATTATCAGCATATCAACCGTTTAAGCGCGGATTTTGCATTGACCGCCGATATGGCGCTTGGGCTATTGGCAGGAGATTTAAAGCGCAAAGAGATGCTCTCAGGGCGCTTGGCTGACATTCACGGGCATTTATTTATTGCCACTGCCATTTTGCAATTTTATCAAAACGGCAGCAAATCGGTTGCTGAGCGATTGCATGCCGAAGTGGCTTTAAAAAACAGTCTATTTGCCATTCAAGAGGCGTTTTTTAGCTTTTATGCCAACTTCCCCAACCGCTTTGCCGCGCGATTGGTTCAGTTTGTTGCCTTCCCTAGTGGTCGGATTTTTGCGCCCGTCAGTGACGAGCTTAAACAAAAGCTTGGCGACACCTTTATGGAGGATTTTGAGGACAACCCGTTCCGCGATTACCTCAAATCGATGATTTACTACAACACCGAGCCGGAAGATGTGACAGGTCGCTTGGAAAACACCTATCAGACGCTGCTGCTCATCGAACCGTTGTGGCAAACCTTTAAAAAAGCAGAAAATAAAGACAAGTTTGAGGGGTTAACCTTTGAAGACCATGTGGTTGAAGCAAGTCAAAAAGGGGTGATCAGCGAAGAAGATGCCGAAGTGCTGATTCATTATAACGCGCTGCGATTTGATTCTTTGCTCACTGATGTGTTTGATTCCGAGCTTTGGCAGGTTCAAGAGCGCCACAATCCGCACACTTTAGAAAACGCCGTTCAGCAGCTGACCGATTATGCCGAAGTAAAGCGCGCCGCTCAGCGCCGTCACGGTATCACTGACCAAGCTTTGAACGATAAGCCAACCGGTGATGACAACCCCGACCACGGCTATGAGCAAGACGGCGATGTCAAAAAAACAAGCGAGCATCACACCGCCTCTGAGATACGCAGTCAAGCGGACTTTGCTCACGATCATCCCGATAGCGAAGCCCTAGACCATCGCCACCGCGACGCAGAACACACGCTTAATGAGCGCATGAGCCAAAACCATTCCTTAAACGCGCCTGAAAAATGGCAAGATGGCCTACGCCGTGAAGATGAAAAGTAA